TTTGTTAGTTtttcttaatcgtcaacttaaTTTCTTTATCTTATTTAGTAATTTGGTAATTATTAGTTCCATTAGAAAATAAATAggttatattaataataaaatttatgtgcatttttgaattatgtaTTTAGGAAGAAATATTGACAGTAAAATCAATTCGAAGTTCGGGATTCATAGAGAATAAATTAAGTGGTGCACTGTAAGTATATACTGTACTGATTCACTGTTGATGTTTTAAATGATGATTTGAGTTTGACTAATGCTTCACTGATGAAAAATGAGTATTCTTGCATTGATattgatgaactgatgatgatACTTCCTAATCGGAAGTAAAGCTAAACCGATTATTTAGCTGGTCGGGATCCTaacttgatgaattgatgaaccTGTCATGCTTGAATACTCAGTTTTAATCTTGTGAGAACTATATGATGAATTTTTGTTGATTGTAGTATCTTTCATGTCTCTTTATTCGAATATTTGTTTGATGAACTTTGATTTCTCTGATAAACCTCAATTGATTTCTACTATATTTGCTTATTGAGCTTTCTGAGCTCACTCGTTTATGTCACTAACTTCCGCAGGAAAGAACTTTGGAGAAGGATGTTCAGGAAAGGATAAGTATGTGATGAACTAAGGCTTAGTAGATGATAAATGTGTGTAGTATCTTAATGAAAAATGCTTGTGTAATAAACTTTTGGTTGTATCGTGAACTTTGGTTGTAATACTTGGAATATTGTaagaattatatattattatttaagttTAAGGTTGTGTAAGCATATACTGAGTTGATTGGTTTGGTTTGGCGTTCCCGGGTTCGGGTTTCTGAGGTCATCCCGGGGTCCGGGGCGCCACAggtggcatcagagctaaggtttagaAATAGAATGAATATAGGATTTTGAATCGCGGGTAGTCCAATTGTAGGCCTAACTTACGTTTAGAAAATGCGTAGTCGTAATTCTTGAACATGGTCAATATAAGGTGTATGACATGTGTATGACATGTTTAGTACTCGATCGACCGTTATTATGACGTATATCATGATTTGTGGGGCACATATTCCGAATGAAGTAGgattaatattatatgttgaattgtAGGAGAAGATGACTGATGAAAATTCTGATGGGACTGGATCCAATGTACAAATTAGCCCTGAGATGTTGTTGATTTTGGGAGAAATGAAGAATATGTTTAAGAGCCTAATGGAGGGGCGAACAACTACGGATACTCCCAAAATAAATGGGGAACGTGTTGAAAATATGGAAAAAGAAGGCGAGAATAAGCGAAGCTGTACATACAAGGCTTTTAAGGATGCAGATCCCCCGATTTTTAAAGGAGAATTGGATCCACATGTTGCGAATGTATGGattaaagaaatggagaaagtgATAGATATATCAGAATGTTCAGAGGAGCAAAAGGTAAAATTTGCAACACACTCATTAAGGGGGAAGCTGTATTTTGGTGGGATACGGTTAAACAGACTGTGGATTGTTCTAAAATGGCTTGGacaaggtttaaggaattattcTTTGATAAATATTTTCCTACCTGTATGAAGAATGAGATGGAGATGAAGTTTCTAGGACTAAAGCAAGAAGGAATGTCCGTGTCGGAGTATCTCTCAAGATTCTTGGAACTTTCCAGGTTTGCTCCTCATCAGGTTGATACTGAAGCCAGAAAATGTCAGAGATTTCAAGAAGGGTTGAAACCCAAAATTAGAGAGAAGGTGTCCTTGTTGGAGTTGGAACAATTTGATAAGTTGGTTGGGAAGGTGAGGATTGCAGAAAGGGACTATGAAGCTCGCACTCAATTCTTTAACAATAAGAAACGAGGTAGAGAGACATAATTGAGTGTTAACTCAGGATTTAAGAAGGACAACAAGAAACTACATATAAGGAAGAAGGAGAGTTTTCGGGGAAGTGATAAGAGGATCATCGCATCTGAGTGTAAGAAATATGGACTGAAACATGGTGGTGATATTTGTTATCGAGCTGATGGGCTGTGTTACAATTGTGGAGAAAAGGGACATATAGCTTCTCAATGTCCCAAGCCTAAAGTGATTTCTTGCTACAGTTGCGGACAACCATTTCATTTATCAAGGGACTTCCCACAAAAAGGAGTCAGGAAAGAAGTGGAAACTAAAGGAAATAGGACTTCTACAGCAAGACCTTTTCAACAATCAGCACCTAGGGCAGTGGCACGAACCTACGCAATGACAACTCAGGATGCCGAAAAATCTCATGATATTATGTCAGGTACGCTTCAACTTTGTGCTCAAGTTGTTAATGTGTTGTTTGATTCGAGCTCAACCCATTCTTTTGTGGATACAAAATATATGGATAAGTTAAATGTACATGTGCAAAGTCTAGATAATGGATTTCTAGTAAAACTTCCAAATGGTAGAAATTTGTTTGTAGATAAAAATTTTCGAGATTGTCCCTTAATGATTGGTGAACAAACCTTCTTAGTGGATTTATTACCGTTAGAACTGAGGGACTTTGGAGTGATtctgggaatggattggttgtcgaaGCATAGGGAAAATCTAAACTGTTATAAGAAGCGAATATGTTTAACCGGATCGAACAAAAAGAAAGTATATTTCAAGAGAGATAGTATAGAAAAACCCAGTGTTATGATATCAGTTTTAAAGGCTTGTAAGATGTTAAGAAAAGGTTGTGAAGGTTTTCTAGCATATATTGTAGGGAATGAAGGAATTAAAAATAAAGTTGAGGATACACCTGTAGTCATAGAGTTTTTAGATGTCTTTCCCAAAGAGTTACCAAATTTTTCCCCTGAAAGAGAAGttgagtttgggattgaattgatCCCGGATGCCAAACCAGTATCGAAAGcaccatatagaatggcaccgaCAGAATTAGCGGAACTTAAGGTACAATTACAAGAGTTGTTGGATAAAAAGTTTATTAGACCAAGTGTTTCTTcttggggagcaccagtgttgtTTGTGAAAAATAAGGATGGTTCTCTAAGATTATGTATTGATTATAGGGAGCTAAATAAGTTGACAGTAAAGAATAAATATTCGTTACCACTAATAAATGATCTTTTTGATCAATTGCAAGGAGCCACTtacttttcgaagattgatttgcgCTCAGGTTATCATCAGTTGAGAGTAAAGAAAGAAAGCATTCCATTGACGGCATTTAGGACTCGatacggtcattatgaatttgTAGTGATGCCATTTGGGGTGACAAATGCACTGGcagtatttatggatttgatgaatcgagtatttaggaattatctggataagtttgtaattgtgtttatcgatgatattctTATTTACTCGAGAACTAAGAAAGAACATGAAGAACATTTGAGGATGGTGTTACAAACTTTAAGAAAAGAAcagttgtatgctaagttttcaaaatgtgagttttggttaagaagaataagttttcttggacatgtagtttCGGAAGAAGAAATTTCGGTTGATCTTTCAAATATTGAAGtaattatgaattgggaaagaccaaagactgTGATATAAATTCGAAGTTTCTTAGGGTTGGCCGGATATTATAGAAagtttgttcaaaatttctctaAGATAGAGGGACCGTTAACGAATCTTACAAGGAAGGACGTTAAGTTTGTTTGGTCGGAAGATTGTGAGCAAAGTTTTGATGAGTTAAAGAAAAGACTAACGTCTGCCACGGTACTTGGATTACCAGATGGAACTGAagactttgtgatttatagtgatgcatCAAGAAAAGGTTTGGGGTGTGTGCTAATGCAACGTGGTAAGGTAATTGCTTATGCATCTCGACAATTAAGAAACCATGAGAAGAACTACCCCAcccatgatctggaattggctgCAGTAGTTTTCgctcttaagatttggagacattacttgTATGGGGAAAAGTGCAAAATTTATACTGACCATCAGAGCTTTAAGTATATTTTCTCACAGAAGGATTtaaatatgagacagagaagatggttggagttgttGAAAGATTATGATTGTGAAATTTTATATCACCCCGGTAAGGCAAATGTTGTGGCTGATGCATTAAGTAGGAAACAAGTAGGGAATTGTTCGAGTATTGAAGTGGAACCCATAAATCATAAGGAATTGGAAATATTTAGGATTGAATTTATTAAGAAAGGAGAGGAAGAGAGTTTAGTGTATCAAATCGAGGTTAGACCCAtcttgttagaaaagataaaggaAAGTCAGAGACAAGATGAACGCTTAAAGGAGATTTGGAATAATTCAAATTTAGAATTAGGTAAAAAGGATTTTAGGAAAGGTAATGATGAAATCGTTAGGTTTCGGGATCGAATATTGTGTCGTCTGACGTAAAAATTAAGAAAGAAATTTTGTCTGACGCTCATTAATCACCTTTTTCGGTACATCCCGGATCTACGAAGATGTATAAGGACTTGAAAGAACATTTTTGGTAGCCTAAGATGAAGAGAGAAATTGTGGAGTATGTAGAAAGGTGTTTAATTTGTCAACAagtaaaagcagaacatcaaaggcctgGGGGATTATTACAGTCCTTACCTGTCCCTgagtggaaatgggagcacatAACGATGGATTTTGTACTTGGTTTGCCAAAGTCACAAAAAGGAAATGATGTCATCTGGGTTATTGTGGATATACTGACGAAGAGTGCACATTTTTTGGCAATTTCAGAATCATCACCATTAGAGAAATTAGCAAAATTATATATGCGGGAAATAGTTAGGTTGCATGGAGTACCTGTTTCAATTATTTCTGACAGAGATCCTAGATTTACGTCTAGGTTTTGGAATAGTTTTCAAGAAGAGATGGGTACTAAGTTAAGTATGAGCATGGCATTTCATCCTCAGACAGATGGGCAATCAGAATGCACAATTCAAGTTTTGGAAGACATGTTAAGAGCTTGTGTATtggactttaaaggaagttgggaagAACATTTACCTTTAGTAAAATTTGCGTACAACAATAGTTTTCAAGCAACAATTGGAATGGCTCCATACGAGGCTCTTTATGGACGTCGATGTAGAACGCCGTTATGATGGGATGAAGTTGGAAAAATAAATTTTGTAGGGCCTGAGTTAATTCGTGTAACTACCGAGAAAGTCAAGTTGATTCAACAAAGAATTTTAACGGCTCAAAGCAGACAAAAGAGTTATGCAGACAAGGATCGTCGAGAGGTGATGTTTAAGGAAGGAGACTTTGTATTTCTTAAGATTTCTCCCTGGAAGGGCATTATgagattcgggaagaaaggaaagttaagtccacgttatattggaccatttgacATTCTTAGACAGGTTGGAGAAGTAGCATACGAGTTAGCATTACCACCGAGTTTAGTGCATATTCATAACATTTTTCATGTATCATATCTGAGGAAGTATATTCCAGATCCATCGCATATTATAGATTATGAACCGATAGAAATTCAAGAAAATATGCAGTATGAAGAATTTCCTGTTG
The sequence above is drawn from the Apium graveolens cultivar Ventura chromosome 2, ASM990537v1, whole genome shotgun sequence genome and encodes:
- the LOC141692374 gene encoding uncharacterized protein LOC141692374, whose product is MTDENSDGTGSNVQISPEMLLILGEMKNMFKSLMEGRTTTDTPKINGERVENMEKEGENKRSCTYKAFKDADPPIFKGELDPHVANVWIKEMEKVIDISECSEEQKNEMEMKFLGLKQEGMSVSEYLSRFLELSRFAPHQVDTEARKCQRFQEGLKPKIREKVSLLELEQFDKLVGKDNKKLHIRKKESFRGSDKRIIASECKKYGLKHGGDICYRADGLCYNCGEKGHIASQCPKPKVISCYSCGQPFHLSRDFPQKGVRKEVETKGNRTSTARPFQQSAPRAVARTYAMTTQDAEKSHDIMSGTLQLCAQVVNVLFDSSSTHSFVDTKYMDKLNVHVQSLDNGFLVKLPNGRNLFVDKNFRDCPLMIGEQTFLVDLLPLELRDFGVILGMDWLSKHRENLNCYKKRICLTGSNKKKVYFKRDSIEKPSVMISVLKACKMLRKGCEGFLAYIVGNEGIKNKVEDTPVVIEFLDVFPKELPNFSPEREVEFGIELIPDAKPVSKAPYRMAPTELAELKVQLQELLDKKFIRPSVSSWGAPVLFVKNKDGSLRLCIDYRELNKLTVKNKYSLPLINDLFDQLQGATYFSKIDLRSGYHQLRVKKESIPLTAFRTRYGHYEFVVMPFGVTNALAIEGPLTNLTRKDVKFVWSEDCEQSFDELKKRLTSATVLGLPDGTEDFVIYSDASRKGLGCVLMQRGKVIAYASRQLRNHEKNYPTHDLELAAVVFALKIWRHYLYGEKCKIYTDHQSFKYIFSQKDLNMRQRRWLELLKDYDCEILYHPGKANVVADALSRKQVGNCSSIEVEPINHKELEIFRIEFIKKGEEESLVYQIEVRPILLEKIKESQRQDERLKEIWNNSNLELGKKDFRKGNDEIVRFRDRILCRLT